A window of the Serratia sarumanii genome harbors these coding sequences:
- a CDS encoding ABC transporter substrate-binding protein produces MAITLSRGRSFAVALALLATGGLAQAADSVRVGSKIDTEGSLLGNIIVQVLEANGIQTTNKLQLGTTKVLRGAITSGEIDIYPEYTGNGAFFFSDEKDPAWKNAQAGFEKVKQLDYDKNKIVWLDAAPANNTWTIAIRQDVAEANHLKTLSDLGKWINGGGKFKLAASAEFIERPDALPAFQNAYGFKLNQDQLLSLAGGDTAVTIKAAAEQTSGVNAAMAYGTDGPVAALGLQTLADPKGVQPIYAPAPIVREAALKAHANLPELLKPVFASLDGPTLQKLNAQIAVEGQDAKQVAAAYLKEKGFVKG; encoded by the coding sequence ATGGCAATCACCTTATCACGCGGACGTTCCTTTGCCGTCGCGCTGGCTCTGCTGGCCACCGGCGGTCTGGCGCAGGCGGCCGACTCGGTGCGCGTCGGCTCCAAGATCGACACCGAAGGTTCGCTGCTCGGCAACATCATCGTGCAGGTGCTGGAAGCCAACGGCATCCAGACCACCAACAAGCTGCAGCTCGGCACCACCAAGGTGCTGCGCGGCGCCATCACGTCCGGCGAGATCGACATCTACCCGGAATACACCGGCAACGGCGCGTTTTTCTTCTCCGATGAGAAAGATCCGGCGTGGAAGAACGCCCAGGCCGGTTTCGAGAAGGTGAAACAGCTCGACTACGACAAAAACAAAATCGTCTGGTTGGACGCGGCGCCGGCCAACAACACCTGGACCATCGCCATTCGCCAGGACGTGGCGGAGGCCAATCACCTGAAGACGCTGTCGGATCTCGGCAAGTGGATCAACGGCGGCGGCAAGTTCAAGCTGGCGGCCTCGGCGGAATTTATCGAGCGGCCGGATGCGCTGCCGGCGTTCCAGAATGCCTACGGCTTCAAGCTGAATCAGGATCAGCTGCTGTCCCTGGCCGGCGGCGATACGGCGGTGACCATCAAGGCGGCGGCGGAGCAGACCTCCGGCGTCAACGCGGCGATGGCCTACGGCACCGATGGCCCGGTGGCGGCGCTGGGGCTGCAGACGCTGGCGGATCCGAAAGGCGTACAGCCGATCTACGCGCCGGCGCCGATCGTGCGCGAAGCGGCGCTGAAGGCGCACGCCAATCTGCCTGAGCTGCTGAAGCCGGTGTTCGCCTCGCTGGACGGGCCGACGCTGCAAAAACTCAACGCGCAGATCGCCGTGGAAGGCCAGGACGCCAAACAGGTGGCGGCCGCTTACCTGAAAGAGAAAGGGTTTGTTAAGGGATAA
- a CDS encoding ABC transporter permease → MTIAVKHRVLLTLFMLLLLAAFGLPFLSYAPNRLLSGKSLSLLSLLHGPALWLLLPLAALAILSLLPPTRGRALLAALAACGVLTLAFWISGQAAGRLAQEGSRLARTSWGSGCWLTMALSLLIAADAMARITASHLWRMLGNALVLVPPALLLFGHQLDQLSLLKEYHNRQEVFDAALLQHLTILLATMAPALAIGVPLGVLCFRSERWQRPIFSALNIIQTVPSIALFGLLIAPLAGLATAVPWLAEHGVSGIGMAPAIVALVLYALLPLVRSVVAGLQSVPAGVIESATGMGLTRGQIFLRVQLPLALPLFLTGVRILAVQTVGMAVVAALIGAGGFGAIVFQGLLSSALDLVLLGVIPVVMMAVIVDSLFKFWVSILDVSRR, encoded by the coding sequence TTGACTATCGCCGTAAAACATCGCGTCTTGTTGACGCTGTTCATGCTGTTGCTGCTGGCCGCGTTCGGCCTGCCGTTCCTCAGTTATGCCCCCAATCGCCTGTTGTCGGGCAAAAGCCTCTCCTTGTTATCCCTGCTGCACGGCCCGGCGCTGTGGCTGCTGTTGCCGCTGGCGGCATTGGCGATCCTCAGCCTGTTGCCGCCGACGCGGGGGCGGGCGCTGCTGGCGGCGCTGGCCGCCTGCGGGGTGCTGACGCTGGCCTTCTGGATCAGCGGGCAGGCCGCCGGGCGTCTGGCGCAGGAGGGATCGCGCCTGGCGCGCACCTCCTGGGGCAGCGGGTGCTGGCTGACGATGGCGCTGAGCCTGCTGATCGCCGCCGACGCCATGGCGCGCATCACCGCGTCGCACCTGTGGCGCATGCTGGGCAACGCGCTGGTGCTGGTGCCGCCGGCGCTGCTGCTGTTCGGGCATCAGCTCGATCAGCTGTCGCTGCTGAAGGAGTACCACAATCGCCAGGAGGTGTTTGACGCCGCGCTGCTGCAGCACCTGACCATTCTGCTGGCGACGATGGCGCCGGCGCTGGCGATCGGCGTGCCGCTCGGGGTGCTGTGTTTTCGCTCCGAGCGCTGGCAGCGGCCGATTTTCTCCGCGCTGAACATTATCCAGACCGTGCCGTCCATTGCGCTGTTCGGCCTGCTGATCGCGCCGTTGGCGGGGCTGGCGACGGCGGTGCCCTGGCTGGCGGAACACGGCGTCAGCGGCATCGGCATGGCGCCGGCGATCGTGGCGCTGGTGCTGTACGCGCTGTTGCCGCTGGTGCGCAGCGTGGTGGCGGGGCTGCAAAGCGTGCCGGCGGGGGTGATCGAATCCGCCACCGGCATGGGGCTGACGCGCGGGCAGATCTTCCTGCGCGTGCAGCTGCCGTTGGCGCTGCCGCTGTTCCTGACCGGCGTGCGCATTTTGGCGGTGCAAACCGTCGGCATGGCGGTGGTGGCGGCGCTGATCGGCGCCGGCGGCTTTGGCGCCATCGTCTTTCAGGGGCTGCTCAGCAGCGCGCTGGATCTGGTTCTGCTGGGGGTGATCCCGGTGGTCATGATGGCGGTCATCGTCGATTCGCTGTTTAAATTTTGGGTTTCAATCCTGGACGTATCGCGCCGATGA
- a CDS encoding ABC transporter ATP-binding protein, which translates to MIHFEQVSKIFQGKPAVDDLTLHIAEGEFTVLIGTSGSGKSTTLKMINRLIEHDRGKILFAGEEIQSFKPQDLRRRMGYAIQSIGLFPHWTVEENIATVPQLLKWPRARIRDRVTELLELLHLEPDLFRRRYPHQLSGGQQQRVGVARALAADPEVLLMDEPFGALDPVTRAALQAEIARIHQLSGRTIVLVTHDIDEALGLADRLVLLDQGRVVQQGTPLALLTAPANDFVRDFFGRSDRGIKLLSLGTVAERVRSGAAEGEPIAAAMSLREALSVFVARGSDCLPVVDERGEALGVLHFNDLIAGQALS; encoded by the coding sequence ATGATTCACTTTGAGCAAGTCAGCAAAATTTTTCAGGGCAAGCCGGCGGTAGACGATCTCACGCTGCACATCGCCGAGGGCGAATTCACCGTGTTGATCGGCACCTCGGGTTCCGGCAAGTCCACGACGTTAAAAATGATCAATCGCCTGATCGAGCACGATCGGGGCAAGATTCTCTTTGCCGGCGAAGAGATCCAGTCGTTCAAACCGCAGGATCTGCGGCGGCGCATGGGCTATGCGATCCAATCGATCGGCCTGTTTCCGCACTGGACGGTGGAGGAAAACATCGCCACCGTGCCACAGCTGCTGAAATGGCCGCGCGCGCGCATTCGCGATCGGGTAACCGAACTGCTGGAGCTGTTGCATCTGGAGCCGGATCTGTTTCGCCGTCGCTATCCGCACCAGCTGTCCGGCGGGCAGCAGCAGCGGGTAGGGGTGGCGCGCGCGCTGGCCGCCGATCCCGAGGTGTTGCTGATGGACGAACCGTTCGGCGCGCTGGATCCGGTTACCCGCGCGGCGCTGCAGGCGGAGATCGCGCGCATCCATCAGCTCTCCGGCCGCACCATCGTGTTGGTGACGCACGACATCGACGAGGCGCTGGGCTTGGCGGATCGCCTGGTGCTGCTCGATCAGGGACGGGTGGTGCAACAGGGCACGCCGCTGGCGCTGCTGACCGCGCCGGCCAACGACTTCGTGCGGGATTTCTTCGGGCGCAGCGATCGCGGCATCAAGCTGCTGTCGCTGGGAACGGTGGCGGAGCGAGTGCGGTCCGGTGCCGCCGAGGGCGAGCCGATCGCCGCCGCCATGAGCCTGCGGGAGGCGCTGTCGGTGTTTGTGGCGCGCGGCAGCGACTGCCTGCCGGTGGTGGATGAACGGGGCGAAGCGTTGGGGGTGTTGCACTTCAACGATCTGATCGCCGGGCAGGCGCTGTCATGA